The segment GGAAACAACCTGTTCGGTTTCTTGCCTTGCTatcttctttcttcctctttctcttctcaACCGAGCACAGCAGCAACGAGCTCCATTTGGCGAGGCGATGCATGTGTCCGGTTTTGCTGCGTCTTGAGAGTGTAGTTGCAGTAGTACACATTTTTTACCCCCTTCAGACATGTAGTTCTGACTTGTGAGCAGTTGTTTGGATGAAACCTCCGTAGATTATTATTGCAAAGAAATCACTGTTGTGATGCAATAAAACCATGGTGTAGCTCTCTGTTTTTCTGGTACGCTGATTGAGCTCCAATGCAATGAAATGTGTCTGTCGCTCACATCAGATTGTAATGTTAGATTTAGCTTCAATCGAATTAATCTGTTACCATGGTCAGAAGAGCAGAACAATACATTTCCCCTGTGCAGCTGTTTCAGATACTAATAGTAATCGAATTAATTTATCACTATGGTCAGCTTGAGCCAAGTATGACCAAATTTCTTAAACTGGAAGCATGAGACCTGGAAGTTTTACAGAATCTATAATATGGAGTTAAGTCCTTATTTGTCACTGAAAATTTACATACTTCCCGTATTTACTATTGATGTCTGGACCCACATATCATTGAAAGAATGAGTAGCAAATACGAAAATGGGTAAACTTTCAGtgccaaataaaaaatttatcctAAGACGGACACCTTTCACAGGGACAAAAGAAAAACTACGACGCTTCTTTTAGCCAATGTCATCTCTCTTCGCAATGAGAAATAGGTCGATAAATAGTCTCTCTGCATCATATGTTGTAAATATTGGTTAGTAAAAATGTAACAGCAGACGAAATAGTAGAGTGATTCCCGCACCATGCGTATCGTCCAACGCATGGATCATCCATGGACGGCTGTTACTCCTACTTTGTTAGGTTTGCAATGTAACTAGAACGAGAGAGAGTAGCAGTTGCAGCTGAAGCGGCGCATCATGGAGAAGGAGCCATGCCAATAGCTAGCCCCCAAAACCAAGAGGCACGACTTGACTTGCTGTCACGATAGACGAGACATGCGCCTAACTTTATCTCTATCCACAGAAATGTAGTAGTAATCATGAGCCCACTTGCACAACTTGAGAATGATAATAACTTGGTGGCATTAGCTGACAGTATCGACAACTAGCTAGCTAGCCTGTTGTGGagtaatttttctttttattttttttaagaggaCGTGACCTTGATCGAGATGACCTAGGTGGCAAAGTGATCCGTCGGTCTGCTGGACCCATCACGATCTAGCTTTTTTTAGTGTGATCCGGAAGGAAAAAGCACGTACCAAGATTCGCAATTGACGCTAAAGCTCTGCATGAGACCATACTTGCCACTAGCAGTTGTTTGTATGTACATAGTATATCACGAGTCTGACTGGCGCATCTACGTCGTAttcgtttttatttttttgtgtagagcacggcaaaagaagactaaaaaattaagttcacaaattttgtacattttaatatttatttatgaaattattaatgttaaacacattaaattaattatagagaaaacaatagtacttttatgtatgcacataattttaacatttaGGTGAAactaatactaacctaaaaaaatttgtttcatatttttttgagttttagatatttttctttgcattttagatttttcaacctatttattaatgtaactaatattcatttcgtcatttttctagaatttctcaaaaaagaaaattacatatatatacgtatacatatatatatacatatgtatatacgtatacatatatatatatatctatatgtatatgtgtatatgtatacatatacatgtatatatatacatatatacatgcacaGTGCCCACTGCTAAGTAGCAGGGCCCTGGGAGGGCGCTGATTCCGCCACCGTTAGGATATagtgtttttattttgctgtgtagagtacgataaaagaagactaaaaaattaagttcacaaattttgtacattttaatatttatttatgaaactattaatgttaaacacattaaattaattatagagaaaacaatagtatttttatgcatgcatatagttttaacatgtagatgaaagtaatactaaccaaaaaaattgtttcatattattttgagttttagatatttttctttgcattttatattttttcagccgatttattaatgtaactaatattcatttcgtcattttctagaatttctcgaaaaagaaaattccgtatatatgtatatatatatatatatgtatatacgtatacatgtatacctgtacgtatatatatgtatacatatacacacatatacatacatatggcCCACTGCTAGACGGCGACGGGGATGAGGTTGGGATGACGGCGTGGCTCGGGAGGTCACCGGAGTGGGGCGGAGACGTCATCGTGGTGTCCGAGGAGCTCCGGCAAGCGGCGGAACGACATCTTGGGGACTCGGCGATTCCATATTGCGCACAAGACGATGTTGGTGAGGTGTGTAGTGGCGTTGCAGCGGCGAGGTGCTTCGGCGGAGGTCGGAGCTCGGCGGAGGGGGGTTGTCTAGCGGTGGAGGAGCGTTGGGAAGAACCGAGGGCGGCTCCTCGTGGACATGTGGTGCCGGAGAACCACTCAGGGAGGACGGAGGTGGCTTGTCGGCAGAGATCGAGCGCGGTGGCGGGCGTCGGCCgaaggtgaggaagaggagagcGGCGACGGTGCTAGAGTGTGGGGGACGGTGGGATGGGTGCGAAACCAAGAAGGGAGCTAAGAGGGGGATTTataggagggagaaggaggttGCGGAGAGAGGCTCGGGGTGGAGAACGTGCGGTGGCGGTTTCGGGCGAGCGAgcacggcgcgcgcgggaggaaGGGGATGACGGGTGAGCCTGGCTCGTTAGCGAGAGAACGAAAGGGAGGGAGAAGCGGGCGGGGCCGGGCTGTGGGCGCAGGGAGATGGGCCGGCCTGATGGGAGAAGAAACGTGCGTCACACATGGATTATTGGAGATGCACCTACCGGCCGTTTGGTAAAGATATGAATGTCTATAGTGTCACTGTCCTAGCTCTTAATTTACGCCAATCATATATATGAATTATGACCTTCATGTTTCTTTAATTCTGCTGGTCAAAACGAGCACGATTGAATGCCGAAGTTGGAGTTCCTACCAtagtattcttttttttctttgcgagGGTTGCCATAGTGCGGACAAGGATATATGGCCAATCTTGTTATCGATGGCGTGTCCATAAACGAAGATATGACAGTGTCACCATACATGTCACAGGAAAGAATTTTTTCTTGGGATTTTACTCTTGGACCGGCTTCATATCTAGGCGGCAACAGCGGTAGGTGAAGACTGGCCTCCCGAATTTTCTTCCAACCAGTAGTATTCCATCACTACCTTTGCGTGAAAGCTAGCAATATTGCATAAATTTCTAGTCAACCGATCCTTTGATTTCTCTGTTATTATAAAATGgagtattttttctttttctttttgtttaagAAGACGTGACTTTGATCGAGATGACCTAGGTGGTAAAGCGATAGGTGAAGACTGGCCTGCCTAAGACTAATTCGTACCAACTGGAGTAGTAATTAAGACGAGGTCGGTAGATCGAGCTTCTtctccaccaccagacaactaacctcacaagtcacaacctGCTGTGCGCACAATAATTAGGTACCGGCCGGCAGCTGATTTGATTCGAGTAATTGATGTTGCTGCTCCATCGGTCTGCTGGATCCCAAGCAAGCAGATAGAAAGAGCAAGCACTTCCAAGCTGATAGATAGAGTGATTAATCTTGAGAGGTCGCCACTATGGATCTGGTGACAGGGGCCATGGGCAACCTCGCCCCCAAGCTACTGCAGCTGCTCCAAGATGAGTACAAGCTGCAGACTGGCGTGAGGGAGCAAGTGCAGTCTCTCTCAAAGGAGCTGGAGAACATCCACACCGCCCTCCGCAAGGTGGCAGCAGTGCCGTGGGACCAGCTCGACGAGCAGGTCAAGGTCTGGGCGCGCGAGGTCAGGGAGGTGTCGTACGACATGGAGGACATCCTCGACACCTTCCTCGTGCGAGTCCAAGGCCGAGAGACCGTAGACCAGGGCAGGCTCAAACGCGCCTTGAAGAAGATGGGCGACCTGTTCAGCAAGGGCAAGGCTCGCCGTGAAATTGCAGGCGCCATCGAAGACATCAGGAAGCAACTTCAGGAGGTGGCCGAGCGGCGTGCTAGGTACAAAGTCGATGAGAATCTGGCTAAGCCTGCCGCAAGGACGTCGACTATTGATCCTCGCCTTGCAGCTATGTACAAAGAAGTGACGCAACTCATTGGCATCGACAAGGCAAGGGGTGAGCTCATATCCATGCTGTCTTACCAGCATAGGGATGACGACGTGCCtgagaaggagatgaagaaagTTTCTGTTGTCGGAGTCGGGGGATTAGGCAAGACCACTCTTGCCAAAGCAGTGTATGACAAGCTCAAAGGGGACTTCAATTGTGGGGCTTTCGTTCCGGTTGGGCGAAATCCCGACATAAATAAAGTATTAAAGGACATGCTCTATGAACTTGACAAGGAAAGGTATGAGAACATTCATAGCACAACAAGGGAGGGAAAGCAGCTTATCGATCTACTACGGGAATTCCTTCGAAATAAGAGGTATATATGCGCCATCTAGCGTGCATGTGTTTTTGTTACTTGTGGTATTTGTGCATTGCATATGGTACAAAACCTATTGATTTATCAATTTCTCCACTAGTCATTGTTCCATTGAAGCATTACAGCCagctatttttcttattttgttttacaaattactCATTATCAAATTATTACAGAATAGTGGGAACACGAGCATCGATAGCCTTGTCCTATACTCACCTAGCAGTCCCTATAAATAATATCCGAGTACTGACTTAATTTATGGTTGAAAAGTTCACAATACTTATGACCTTATGTTGAAGGCACCacgaaatttctaaaaaaaacaaggGTTCCTCGTCATAACAAACTTTATTTACTAAAAGTAGTGAATATTTGAAAGTTGTAAGAAACTAATATCATTAATTTAACATTTTAAATGATTGTTTATTTTGGAAGTTTATTTGAAAATGAGCATAGAATAGGCGGGCAAACAGATTTGAGCCCAGCCATGGTATGGTAGAGGAGGCACTCGACGGGGAATTCTATATTTGCCTTTGTTTCCTTTTACCTAGAGGCGTTGAATTTTGCATCTGCATAGAAATATATCGTTTCATCGATTCATAGCCACGTTCAACATTCGTCCATAGCTCAGTCTCTACGTGGGGCTGACACACGTATGCACATCACCTCACTTCGCTTTGGTCCTTGGTTCATGTAGAAGAACTAATACGTGTCACCTATGCCACGCTACTtcgtttgattttttttcctttgcaagcatgcatatttgagCTTTTATTTTAGTCTCCACATATATAAGAGCATGTAGTCAAGAACTCTCCTAcataacattttttttgttcaaatttgagaagaacGGACACTTTTATTTTACTGTTAGCTATACAGAAGAGCAACGCAGTTAACAGCTTTGAGCATTAGTTTACAACACATTTAAGTTTAAGTTTACTACTTAAACATTATTAATTCACAACTGAACTTAGATGAGTAATTACGTATTTTTCCTGGAAGCATAATGGATTCGTAACCATAATTACTGAACCTCTGCAAATAAGTATGAGCACATCTTTGATGACTGTTCTTGATGTTGGCACACTTCTCTCTTTTATAGATGCTCCAGATAGCTTTAGTAACTTATGGTTCTTGCACTTAATGTGGATAGGTATTTCATTGTTATTGACGACATATGGGAGACACAATCTTGGGAAATAATCAAATTGGCTCTTGTTGAGAATAATTGTGGAAGTAGAATAATCGCAACTACTCGTAAATTTGAAGTTGCTAGAGAAGCTGGTGAGGTTTACAAGCTACAACCACTTTCATGTGACGATTCTAAAAAGTTATTCTATACAAGGATATTTGGTGGTGATGGAAAATGTCTTGATAACCAGCCGGATGAGATACTCgataaaattttgaagaaatgtGATGGTATACCGTTAGCTATCATCACAATGGCTAGTTTGTTGGTGGGTAAACCAAGGGAAGAATGGTGTGAGCTCTATAGCGCTATTGGTTTTGGACATAAAGATAACATGCATGTCGAAAATACTATGAGGATATTGTCTTTTAGCTACTATGATTTGCCTTCACATCTAAAGACATGCTTACTGTATCTAAGTGCATTTCCAGAAGATTATGTTATTGAGAAAGATCTTTTAATATGGAAGTGGATAGCTGAAGGTTTTGTCCATAAGAAACAAGGAAAATTGTCGTTATTTGAGCTCGGAGAAGGATACTTCAACGATCTCTTAAATAGAAGCATGATACAGGCAGTGGAGAGCGAATGGGATGGCATGGTAGAAGGTTGTCGTGTTCATGATATGGTTCTTGATCTCATCCGTTCCTTGTCACGTGAAGAAAACTTTGTTGCTATATCAGATAATGTTGAAGGCACACTATCACAAGGCAAGGTACGGAGGTTAGTCCACCAGAATAGAACCATGGAGAATAATACTCATCAGGCTGACCATATGGACATGTCACAAGTGAGGTCATATATTGCTTCTAGGTGTGATATTAGTCAGCGGGTCCTGCTTTCGAGCTTTAAACTTCTAAGGGTGCTGGCCATAGAAAATTGTCGATTTGGGGAAGATTGCCATCTTGAGAATCTTGGGAATTTACTTCACTTGAGGTATCTTGGGCTAAGCGGCACAAATATTCGTGAGCTCCCGAAAGAAATAGAGGATCTGAAGTTTCTGCAGACACTTGATGTGGCAGAAACTAGTATAACAGAACTGCCCGCGAGCGTTGTTCTACTAACACAGTTGGTGTGCCTACGCGCTGATTGGTTGAACCTGAGTGTGTCGGATGGGATTGGAAAGCTGACGTCCTTGGAGGAGCTGAGAATGCATGCTGTTTGTGACGACAAGTCCCAGAGGCGGTTTGTGAAGGAGCTGGGCAGCCTGAGGGAACTGAGGGTCCTGGTGGTTAGTATTGATTGTTGGATGGATGAGAGCCAGCAGAGAGAGTTAGTGGAGTCTCTACGCAATCTCCACAAGATCCAGCATCTAACACTTCGTATTGCTACTCGGGAAGTAGTGGATATAGCCACGTGGGAAGCAGCAGGCTTTACCCTCCCGCGACATCTCCAATATTTGGTTCTACTTTTCGAGTTCTCTAGGCTGCCGTCATGCATTAATCCCGCACGTCTTCCCAACCTCACCACCTTGGAATTGTGGGTGGCTAGTTTGGATGAGCGGGATCTGAAACTCCTT is part of the Phragmites australis chromosome 12, lpPhrAust1.1, whole genome shotgun sequence genome and harbors:
- the LOC133886040 gene encoding disease resistance protein RGA5-like isoform X3, producing the protein MDLVTGAMGNLAPKLLQLLQDEYKLQTGVREQVQSLSKELENIHTALRKVAAVPWDQLDEQVKVWAREVREVSYDMEDILDTFLVRVQGRETVDQGRLKRALKKMGDLFSKGKARREIAGAIEDIRKQLQEVAERRARYKVDENLAKPAARTSTIDPRLAAMYKEVTQLIGIDKARGELISMLSYQHRDDDVPEKEMKKVSVVGVGGLGKTTLAKAVYDKLKGDFNCGAFVPVGRNPDINKVLKDMLYELDKERYENIHSTTREGKQLIDLLREFLRNKRYFIVIDDIWETQSWEIIKLALVENNCGSRIIATTRKFEVAREAGEVYKLQPLSCDDSKKLFYTRIFGGDGKCLDNQPDEILDKILKKCDGIPLAIITMASLLVGKPREEWCELYSAIGFGHKDNMHVENTMRILSFSYYDLPSHLKTCLLYLSAFPEDYVIEKDLLIWKWIAEGFVHKKQGKLSLFELGEGYFNDLLNRSMIQAVESEWDGMVEGCRVHDMVLDLIRSLSREENFVAISDNVEGTLSQGKVRRLVHQNRTMENNTHQADHMDMSQVRSYIASRCDISQRVLLSSFKLLRVLAIENCRFGEDCHLENLGNLLHLRYLGLSGTNIRELPKEIEDLKFLQTLDVAETSITELPASVVLLTQLVCLRADWLNLSVSDGIGKLTSLEELRMHAVCDDKSQRRFVKELGSLRELRVLVVSIDCWMDESQQRELVESLRNLHKIQHLTLRIATREVVDIATWEAAGFTLPRHLQYLVLLFEFSRLPSCINPARLPNLTTLELWVASLDERDLKLLDRLTELRYLMLASESTVTVSNINASDGCFQKLRVFILPYSMVQFERNKEDSSVSLHIWNGTDAMPFKCSTENDCSLCAIPSAVMPNLQVLRTCVFVRALKDGNGDCANIIGLEYLTSLQKFRVWIDCEGASAAEVDEAEAALRNQTDVHPNRPALEPEDDNLPKEEEEDEKQQEEEADDAVAKLSLVDG
- the LOC133886040 gene encoding disease resistance protein RGA5-like isoform X2 is translated as MDLVTGAMGNLAPKLLQLLQDEYKLQTGVREQVQSLSKELENIHTALRKVAAVPWDQLDEQVKVWAREVREVSYDMEDILDTFLVRVQGRETVDQGRLKRALKKMGDLFSKGKARREIAGAIEDIRKQLQEVAERRARYKVDENLAKPAARTSTIDPRLAAMYKEVTQLIGIDKARGELISMLSYQHRDDDVPEKEMKKVSVVGVGGLGKTTLAKAVYDKLKGDFNCGAFVPVGRNPDINKVLKDMLYELDKERYENIHSTTREGKQLIDLLREFLRNKRYFIVIDDIWETQSWEIIKLALVENNCGSRIIATTRKFEVAREAGEVYKLQPLSCDDSKKLFYTRIFGGDGKCLDNQPDEILDKILKKCDGIPLAIITMASLLVGKPREEWCELYSAIGFGHKDNMHVENTMRILSFSYYDLPSHLKTCLLYLSAFPEDYVIEKDLLIWKWIAEGFVHKKQGKLSLFELGEGYFNDLLNRSMIQAVESEWDGMVEGCRVHDMVLDLIRSLSREENFVAISDNVEGTLSQGKVRRLVHQNRTMENNTHQADHMDMSQVRSYIASRCDISQRVLLSSFKLLRVLAIENCRFGEDCHLENLGNLLHLRYLGLSGTNIRELPKEIEDLKFLQTLDVAETSITELPASVVLLTQLVCLRADWLNLSVSDGIGKLTSLEELRMHAVCDDKSQRRFVKELGSLRELRVLVVSIDCWMDESQQRELVESLRNLHKIQHLTLRIATREVVDIATWEAAGFTLPRHLQYLVLLFEFSRLPSCINPARLPNLTTLELWVASLDERDLKLLDRLTELRYLMLASESTVTVSNINASDGCFQKLRVFILPYSMVQFERNKEDSSVSLHIWNGTDAMPFKCSTENDCSLCAIPSAVMPNLQVLRTCVFVRALKDGNGDCANIIGLEYLTSLQKFRVWIDCEGASAAEVDEAEAALRNQTDVHPNRPALEVYRCNEVKMISSVQDQEPEDDNLPKEEEEDEKQQEEEADDAVAKLSLVDG
- the LOC133886040 gene encoding disease resistance protein Pik-2-like isoform X1, with the protein product MDLVTGAMGNLAPKLLQLLQDEYKLQTGVREQVQSLSKELENIHTALRKVAAVPWDQLDEQVKVWAREVREVSYDMEDILDTFLVRVQGRETVDQGRLKRALKKMGDLFSKGKARREIAGAIEDIRKQLQEVAERRARYKVDENLAKPAARTSTIDPRLAAMYKEVTQLIGIDKARGELISMLSYQHRDDDVPEKEMKKVSVVGVGGLGKTTLAKAVYDKLKGDFNCGAFVPVGRNPDINKVLKDMLYELDKERYENIHSTTREGKQLIDLLREFLRNKRYFIVIDDIWETQSWEIIKLALVENNCGSRIIATTRKFEVAREAGEVYKLQPLSCDDSKKLFYTRIFGGDGKCLDNQPDEILDKILKKCDGIPLAIITMASLLVGKPREEWCELYSAIGFGHKDNMHVENTMRILSFSYYDLPSHLKTCLLYLSAFPEDYVIEKDLLIWKWIAEGFVHKKQGKLSLFELGEGYFNDLLNRSMIQAVESEWDGMVEGCRVHDMVLDLIRSLSREENFVAISDNVEGTLSQGKVRRLVHQNRTMENNTHQADHMDMSQVRSYIASRCDISQRVLLSSFKLLRVLAIENCRFGEDCHLENLGNLLHLRYLGLSGTNIRELPKEIEDLKFLQTLDVAETSITELPASVVLLTQLVCLRADWLNLSVSDGIGKLTSLEELRMHAVCDDKSQRRFVKELGSLRELRVLVVSIDCWMDESQQRELVESLRNLHKIQHLTLRIATREVVDIATWEAAGFTLPRHLQYLVLLFEFSRLPSCINPARLPNLTTLELWVASLDERDLKLLDRLTELRYLMLASESTVTVSNINASDGCFQKLRVFILPYSMVQFERNKEDSSVSLHIWNGTDAMPFKCSTENDCSLCAIPSAVMPNLQVLRTCVFVRALKDGNGDCANIIGLEYLTSLQKFRVWIDCEGASAAEVDEAEAALRNQTDVHPNRPALEVYRCNEVKMISSVQDQEPEDDNLPKEEEEDEKQQEEEAALRNKTDVHPNRPTLQVYKLNEEKMISSVQDQEPEDDNLSRGGGEEEDQKRQEEEVSLTADDAVAKLSLATS
- the LOC133886040 gene encoding disease resistance protein RGA5-like isoform X4, encoding MDLVTGAMGNLAPKLLQLLQDEYKLQTGVREQVQSLSKELENIHTALRKVAAVPWDQLDEQVKVWAREVREVSYDMEDILDTFLVRVQGRETVDQGRLKRALKKMGDLFSKGKARREIAGAIEDIRKQLQEVAERRARYKVDENLAKPAARTSTIDPRLAAMYKEVTQLIGIDKARGELISMLSYQHRDDDVPEKEMKKVSVVGVGGLGKTTLAKAVYDKLKGDFNCGAFVPVGRNPDINKVLKDMLYELDKERYENIHSTTREGKQLIDLLREFLRNKRYFIVIDDIWETQSWEIIKLALVENNCGSRIIATTRKFEVAREAGEVYKLQPLSCDDSKKLFYTRIFGGDGKCLDNQPDEILDKILKKCDGIPLAIITMASLLVGKPREEWCELYSAIGFGHKDNMHVENTMRILSFSYYDLPSHLKTCLLYLSAFPEDYVIEKDLLIWKWIAEGFVHKKQGKLSLFELGEGYFNDLLNRSMIQAVESEWDGMVEGCRVHDMVLDLIRSLSREENFVAISDNVEGTLSQGKVRRLVHQNRTMENNTHQADHMDMSQVRSYIASRCDISQRVLLSSFKLLRVLAIENCRFGEDCHLENLGNLLHLRYLGLSGTNIRELPKEIEDLKFLQTLDVAETSITELPASVVLLTQLVCLRADWLNLSVSDGIGKLTSLEELRMHAVCDDKSQRRFVKELGSLRELRVLVVSIDCWMDESQQRELVESLRNLHKIQHLTLRIATREVVDIATWEAAGFTLPRHLQYLVLLFEFSRLPSCINPARLPNLTTLELWVASLDERDLKLLDRLTELRYLMLASESTVTVSNINASDGCFQKLRVFILPYSMVQFERNKEDSSVSLHIWNGTDAMPFKCSTENDCSLCAIPSAVMPNLQVLRTCVFVRALKDGNGDCANIIGLEYLTSLQKFRVWIDCEGASAAEVDEAEAALRNQTDVHPNRPALEVYRCNEVKMISSVQDQELLVVY